The nucleotide window GGTCAATAGCATCCTCAGTGCACTAAACGAGGAGATCTTATGTCGAAGCTTGGTGGGCATCGTGGAGTCGTTGTCGGCGTCGACGGCTCGCCGGGCTCCAAAATCGCGGTCCAGTGGGCCGCCCGCGACGCCGAGTTACGTGATGTTCCATTGACTTTGGCCCATGTCCTCCCGGGCCCAGCCGGCTACCGGCTGGCCTCCTCGGTGACGCCGGCGCACACCCAACGATGGCGCGACCGGGGACACCGACTGCTAGAAGATGCGCACCACATCGCGCGGGAACATTGTCAAAATGACCGCGCCCAGATCTATCGTGAAATGCCTTGCGCAATGACCGTTTCGGCTCTTGTCGAGTTGTCCACCGACGCCGAGCTGTTGGTGGTGGGATGCCTGGGCACCGGCACGCTACGCGGCCGGCATCTGGGCTCGGTGAGTTCGGGGCTGATGCATTACGCGCATTGTCCAGTTGCCGTCATCCACGATGACGTGCAGATAAATGCCGATGCCGAGCGCGCCTCGGTGTTGGTGGGTATCGACGAGTCACCGGAGTCGGAACTGGCGATTGCGATCGCCTTCCACGAGGCATCCCGCCGCAAAGTGCCGCTGACGGCCGTGCACG belongs to Mycobacterium basiliense and includes:
- a CDS encoding universal stress protein; protein product: MSKLGGHRGVVVGVDGSPGSKIAVQWAARDAELRDVPLTLAHVLPGPAGYRLASSVTPAHTQRWRDRGHRLLEDAHHIAREHCQNDRAQIYREMPCAMTVSALVELSTDAELLVVGCLGTGTLRGRHLGSVSSGLMHYAHCPVAVIHDDVQINADAERASVLVGIDESPESELAIAIAFHEASRRKVPLTAVHAWKPLSVLDPIVSLPSPGWPKLRSRQDQIVAERLAGWDRQYPDVVVHRIVARNDPAPELVGLSTSAQLVVVGGRGAGGFAGMLFGSVSAAVVLLTHIPVIVARRSLAES